The stretch of DNA CGCCGCCGACGTGATCCATCGAGGCGGGCCGGAGCCGCCCCTACCCGGTGGTGGAGGAGGACGGGCGCCCGGCGCGCACCGAACCGGGGCAGAACGCCTCGGATCGGCCGGGGAACCCGGAGGACCACGACTTCGGCCCCTACTCGGAGTGACCGGGGAGGAGGCCCCGGGCCGCGGGCCGGCCCGATCCAGCGGGCACCGCGGGGAGCACATGCCCCGCGGAACGGGGTCTCGGCGCCCGGGGACGGCCGCCGGTTCCGTCCGCCCGCGTTGCTGGAAGGCGCGGCGCCCGCAGGCCCCTCGGCCCGGAGACCGCCGCGCAGGGGAGGGCGGTCCTCCGGCCCGGCCGGTCGGGCGATCGCTCCACCGCGTGTTCCGACCGGTCGGCGGTGCAACCGTCGCTCGGACCATCGCGGGCTCGGCCAGCACCTGGCAGCGGCGGACCGACCGCTCGTGGCCGGGCTCCGGTTCCCGGTCTCCCCCAGGTCGGCCTGCGGGGATACCGGGTCGAGTGGGACACCGCCCCGATTCCGCCGCGAAGCAGGCCGCGATCGATGTCGCCTCACTCGGCTCCGGCCGCCGCCCTGCCGGGGCCGCCCGCACGCCCGGCGGCCTCTCCGGCGGATGCGCGGCCCTCTCTCGTCCACAGGGCGTTTTCCACAGACCGTTCTCCACAGGGCGCGTGCTCGCTCTGCCGCCGGCCGCCGCCGCTCCCTAACGTCGACGGCATGGACGCACTTCCCGCCCTCGCCCTCCTCGCCGCCCTCCTCCTGCTCTTCGTTCCGCCGCTCGCCGCCGCCCCCGGTCGCCGGCGCGCCCGGCCCGCCCCGTCCCGAACCGCCCCTGCGGGCGGGCGCCGGGACCTAGACTCGCCGCATGAACGGGTGCGGGCCGGCACCGGCCGGAGGGGCTCCGCTGATCGTCTTCGCCGGGGGCGGGGCGAGCGCGACGCTGGCCGCCGTCGCGCTGCTCCGCGCCACCACCTGGCTGCGCCTGGAGTACCGGGTGCTGATCGCCGACGAGCACGGGCGGCACGGCCGGGGCGCGGCGCTCGCCCGACCGGGCCGGCTGGACGCGCCGGCCCGGCTGATGTCGGCCCTGCCCGACCGCCCCGCGCACCTGCTGGAGTGGGCCCGGCGCACCGGGCTGCCGTGCGCTCCGGGCACCTTCCTGCCCCGCCGGGCCTACGGCGACTACCTGTCGGAGACGCTCTCCGAGACCGCGGTATGGGCGGCGCCGCACGCGGCGGTCACGCTGCGCACCGCCCGGGTACTGCGGGCCGCCCCGGAGGGCGGGGCGGTGGCGGTCTCACTGTCCGAGGGCGCCCCGCTGCGCGCGGCCGCGGCCGTCCTGGCCACCGGCGATCCGGGGTCGAGGCCGCCGCCCGCCACCCGCGCGCCCGTCTCGCGGGGCCGGTTGGAGACCTGCCCGCGCGGTGCCGTACTCGGCCCGGACGGCCGGGCCGAGCGGCGGCTGTTCGCGGTCGGCCCGGTCCGCCGGGACCACTCGGTCCCCGAGCCGGCCCGCCTCGGCGAGCAGGCCGAGCTGCTGGCTGGGCTGATCACCGACACCGTGCTGCGCGGCCGGCGCCGCTGACCGCGCCGGCGGCCGGCGGGTCCGTCGCCCTCCCGCCCACGCCTCCGCCGGCCGGTTCCTCCCCGATGCCGACGGCGGCCGGCCGCCCTGTCCTTTTCCCGCGCTGCTCCTCGGAACGGGGAGGGGGCGGCAGAGGCACGGGACGGCGACCCCGCGGAGGTCTCTCGGATCGGGCGGGGCACCGCCCTTGCCGACCGGGCGGGAACCGCACCGATCGCCGCATCCCCAAGGACGCCGCCTCTGCCCGGGCACCCGGGAGCGGACGACACCGCTGGACGGCGCGTCCTCCGCTCGCCGGGCGGCTCCGCCCACCGCTGCGCCCGGTCCTCCGCTCTGCTCCCCCGGCCCCGCGCTCGGTGTGCGGCCCTGATCCGGGAGAAGGCGGCGCCCCCGGTTCCGCTGGGCGGAACCGGTCCGCGACCCCGCGGACCGTTCACCAGGGATGGTCCGCCGCCGGGCGCACCGGGCAGGCCCCGGCCGGTCCCCGTCCTTCTCCGGCCGGCACGGTGCAGGGGTTCCGTTCCGGCGTGGCCCCGCCTCAGAGACTGCCGGGTATGCGGGTGGTCACCCGGGGCTGCCGCCTCGGGCTTCCTCACCCTCCACCGCCCGCCCCCGTTGCGGGACTCCCCTCAGCGGTCACGGCGACCTTGGGCTCCGGGGCGCTGCCTTCCCCGGCCCGCGGCCGGACACTCTGGACGACCGGCCGCATCCCCATCAGTCTCTCAGCGGTTCCGGCGGTCGGAGCGCTCGTCGGCGCGGAGCCGGAAGGGGCGCAGCGCCGACTCGAGCTGCACCGCCAGGTCCATCTTGCTGACGCCCTCCTGGCGGTCCTCGAAGTGGATGGGGATCTCGACGATCTTCTGGCCGCGGCGGTAGGCGCGGAAATGCATCTCCACCTGGAAGCTGTATCCGGTGCTGCGGATGCTCGGCAGGTCGAGCGCGCGCAGCGCGTCGGCCCGCCAGATCTTGAAACCGGCGGTGACGTCGTGCACCGGCATGGCGAGGATCGCCCGGACGTAGGCGTTGGCCCAGCCGCTGAGCATCCTGCGGCGCAGGTTCCACCGCTCGGACAGGCTGCCGCCGGCCACGTAGCGGCTGCCGATGACCAGGCCGGCCCCGGTGGACAGCTGGGTGCCCAGCAGCTGGGGGAGGTAGAAGGTCGGGTGGCTCAGGTCGGCGTCCATCTGCACCACGTGGTCGGCGCCGTCCTCCAGGGCCCGGGTCATGCCCGCGACGTAGGCGCGCCCCAGCCCGTCCTTGGCGGTCCGGTGCACCACGGTGATCCGGCCGGTGCCGTGGTCGGCGGCGAGCTTGTCGGCCACGTCCCCGGTGCCGTCCGGGGAGGCGTCGTCGACCACCACCACCCGCAACCGGGGCAGGCCCAGCGCCATCAGCTCGCCGACCAGCACCGGCAGGTTCTCCGCCTCGTTGTAGGTCGGCACGACGACGGCCACATCGGACTGGGCCCACGGGTCGGGCAGGGTCACCGGGGTCGGCATGGGGAGGGCCTCCAGGGATCGGCTACGGCGGCGCCGGAGGGTGCGGTTCCTCCGGCGGAGAGGGTCATTCTCCCCGGTCCGTGTCGAGGATCGCTATATGGACCAGGGTGCCGGTGTCCTCCAGGGTCATCAGGACCTCCGGGTCGGCGCGGTTGTCGGTGACCAGGTGGGCGATGAGCTCGGGAGGGACGGTCTGCACCATGGTGTCGGTGCCGATCTTGCTGCTGTCGGCCAGCACCACGGCCTCCTCGGCGATGGAGACCAGGGTCCGGTCGACGGCGGCCACGGCCGGGTTGGGGTTGCTCAGACCGCGCTCGGCGGTGACGCCGTTGCCGGACAGGAACGCGCGGCGCACCCGCAGCCGGGACAGCGCGTCCTCGGCGCCGGCGCCGACCAGTGCGCGGCTGGGGCCGTTGAGCGTGCCGCCGGTCATCACCACCTCCACCCCGGGGGCCGCGGCGAGCACCTCGGCGGCCGGCAGCGAGGTGGTGACCACGGTGAGGTTGGTCCGGCCCACCAGCTCCCGGGCGAGCGCCTCGGCGGTGGTGCCCGGGCCGAGCGCGATGGCGTCGTCGTCCTCCACCAGGCGGGCCGCGGCGAGTGCGATGGCCCGCTTCTCCTGGGCGGCCTGCCCGGTCATCCGGGTGTAGTTCTGCTCCGGGCCGAGCCGGCCGGGCATGGCGGCGCCGCCGCGCCGTCGGTCCAGCAGCCCCTCGGCCTCCATCGCCCGGACGTCCCGGCGGACGGTGACCTCCGACGCGCTGACCCTGGTGGCGATGTCGCGCAGGGCCATGGCGCCGTTCGCGCGGACCAGCTCCAGGATGCGCTCCCGGCGCTCCGCCGCGAACGACGGCCTCGGTTCTTCCGCCATGGTCCCCACTCCGCTCCTCACCGCTTCTTCGGCGCACGCAGCCTAGCGAGGATACAGAGGGGACGCCGCTCCGCCCCGTCGCCGCCCGCTCCGGGCGGCGGCCGGAGGGCGCACCGCCCGCGCCGCCGCGGGAGGCGCCCGCGGAAAGGGGCTAGCCGATGTGCACCCCGTGCTCCTGGAACGCGGCTGCGATGGCCGCCTCGTCGGGGGCGTCCACCGGGTCGGCCGGGTCGGAGTCCTCCGCCTCCGCCCCGCCGCCCGTCCCCGCGACCACGGCGACGATGAACACGACCGCGAGGACCGCCAGCGCGGCCAGGGATCCGAAACCGAAGAGGGCCATGAGGGACACGGGGCCTCCAAACCGGGTGGTCACCTTTACGGATTCCCAGCTCGGGCCCTGATCACACCTGCGCTCCGGCACCGGACGCGCGGGCCGCCCGGCGACTCGGAGACCGCTGGGCGTGCGGCCGGGGTGCCCGACCGGGGCCGCCCCCGCTCCGCCGCTGATCCATCGGCCGGTCCCCGGGCCGCGGACCGGTGAGCGCTCCCCCGACCGGCCGATACGTCCGAGCTCGGCCGCGGGTGGGCGGTACCGCGAGCCGGACGGCCGCCCGCGCACCCGGCGCTCTCTCAGTCCACCGGGCGGACCCGGAGCGCGCCCGCCACCGCGACCGCGAACAGGATCAGCACCGCCGGGAAGAGCAGCGCGGTGCGCAGGTCCACCAGGTGGGCCACGGCTCCGATCGCGACCGGCCCGCTGAGCAGTCCGACATAGCCGGCCGCCGCGACCAGGCCGAGGTCCCGGCCGGCCCGGCGCGGGTCGTAGGAGGTGGCCGCGGTGAACACCTGCGGCACCACGCAGGAGAGTCCGGCGCCCATCAGCCCGAACCCGGCCAGCGCGACCGCGGGATGCGGCACCAGCAGCGCCAGGCCCAGGCCGGACACGGCCAGCAGCCCGCAGCCGCGCACCAGGGCCACCGGCCCGAACCGGGCGCTGAGCCGGTCCCCGACCAGCCGCCCGGCGGCCATCAGCGCGGAGAACACCGCGAATCCGGCGG from Nocardiopsis composta encodes:
- a CDS encoding DeoR/GlpR family DNA-binding transcription regulator translates to MAEEPRPSFAAERRERILELVRANGAMALRDIATRVSASEVTVRRDVRAMEAEGLLDRRRGGAAMPGRLGPEQNYTRMTGQAAQEKRAIALAAARLVEDDDAIALGPGTTAEALARELVGRTNLTVVTTSLPAAEVLAAAPGVEVVMTGGTLNGPSRALVGAGAEDALSRLRVRRAFLSGNGVTAERGLSNPNPAVAAVDRTLVSIAEEAVVLADSSKIGTDTMVQTVPPELIAHLVTDNRADPEVLMTLEDTGTLVHIAILDTDRGE
- a CDS encoding polyprenol monophosphomannose synthase → MPTPVTLPDPWAQSDVAVVVPTYNEAENLPVLVGELMALGLPRLRVVVVDDASPDGTGDVADKLAADHGTGRITVVHRTAKDGLGRAYVAGMTRALEDGADHVVQMDADLSHPTFYLPQLLGTQLSTGAGLVIGSRYVAGGSLSERWNLRRRMLSGWANAYVRAILAMPVHDVTAGFKIWRADALRALDLPSIRSTGYSFQVEMHFRAYRRGQKIVEIPIHFEDRQEGVSKMDLAVQLESALRPFRLRADERSDRRNR
- a CDS encoding FAD/NAD(P)-binding protein, producing the protein MNGCGPAPAGGAPLIVFAGGGASATLAAVALLRATTWLRLEYRVLIADEHGRHGRGAALARPGRLDAPARLMSALPDRPAHLLEWARRTGLPCAPGTFLPRRAYGDYLSETLSETAVWAAPHAAVTLRTARVLRAAPEGGAVAVSLSEGAPLRAAAAVLATGDPGSRPPPATRAPVSRGRLETCPRGAVLGPDGRAERRLFAVGPVRRDHSVPEPARLGEQAELLAGLITDTVLRGRRR